In Nyctibius grandis isolate bNycGra1 chromosome 8, bNycGra1.pri, whole genome shotgun sequence, a single window of DNA contains:
- the PRDX1 gene encoding peroxiredoxin-1, which produces MSSGNAFIGKPAPDFTAMAVMPDGQFKDIKLSDYKGKYVVFFFYPLDFTFVCPTEIIAYSDRADEFKKINCEVIGASVDSHFCHLAWINTPKKQGGLGTMKIPLISDTKRAIAREYGVLKEDEGIAYRGLFIIDEKGILRQITINDLPVGRSVDETLRLVQAFQFTDKHGEVCPAGWKPGSDTIKPDVHKSKEYFSKQK; this is translated from the exons ATGTCTTCAGGAAATGCCTTCATTGGAAAACCAGCCCCTGACTTTACTGCCATGGCTGTAATGCCAGATGGACAATTCAAAGACATCAAACTCTCTGACTATAAAG GAAAATATGTTGTGTTCTTCTTCTACCCCCTGGACTTCACTTTTGTCTGTCCAACTGAAATTATTGCATACAGTGACAGAGCTGACGAAttcaagaaaattaactgtgaaGTAATTGGAGCTTCTGTTGACTCTCACTTTTGTCACCTTGCCTG GATCAACACTCCTAAGAAACAAGGTGGTTTGGGTACTATGAAAATCCCACTGATTTCTGACACAAAACGTGCTATTGCCAGAGAATATGGAGTACTTAAAGAGGATGAAGGTATTGCGTACAG GGGTCTGTTCATAATTGACGAGAAGGGGATCTTGAGGCAGATAACAATCAATGATCTTCCTGTTGGCCGTTCTGTTGATGAAACCCTCAGACTTGTCCAGGCCTTCCAGTTTACAGATAAACATGGAGAAG TGTGCCCAGCTGGCTGGAAGCCTGGCAGTGACACGATCAAGCCTGATGTTCACAAAAGTAAAGAGTATTTCTCCAAGCAGAAATAA